One part of the Paraglaciecola sp. L3A3 genome encodes these proteins:
- a CDS encoding cytochrome c-type biogenesis protein, which translates to MFKHLFFSLVILCAGSAQAIEDKFQFDNPHQTALFLELTKELRCPKCQNQNIADSDAMIAVDLKRKVHDLVQQGKNKEQVVSFMKQRYGDFVYYQPPVNSMTIWLWLLPLFFILGTITWIVMSRKKQGPVVNDEKLKQAQELLERDE; encoded by the coding sequence ATGTTTAAGCATCTGTTTTTTAGTTTAGTTATTTTATGTGCAGGCTCAGCCCAAGCCATAGAAGACAAGTTTCAATTTGATAATCCCCACCAAACCGCATTATTTTTGGAATTAACCAAAGAGTTACGTTGTCCTAAATGCCAAAATCAAAATATTGCAGATTCTGATGCCATGATAGCGGTTGACCTTAAACGTAAAGTGCATGATTTAGTGCAACAAGGTAAGAATAAAGAGCAAGTTGTCAGCTTTATGAAACAGCGTTATGGCGATTTTGTTTATTATCAACCCCCGGTTAATTCTATGACGATCTGGTTATGGTTATTACCTCTGTTTTTTATACTTGGCACTATTACTTGGATTGTTATGAGTCGTAAAAAGCAAGGTCCAGTGGTAAACGATGAAAAGCTAAAACAAGCGCAAGAATTATTGGAGCGTGACGAGTGA
- the ccmD gene encoding heme exporter protein CcmD — protein MHFENLNAFWAMGGYGLYVWLSFGLGFLSLIVLWVGSILTKRQLFTQILTEQTRQARIKAAAQKQQSQIADSGESK, from the coding sequence ATGCACTTTGAAAATTTAAACGCATTTTGGGCCATGGGGGGTTATGGCTTATATGTTTGGTTGTCGTTTGGTTTAGGCTTTTTAAGTTTAATTGTTTTATGGGTGGGCTCAATCTTAACCAAACGTCAGTTATTTACCCAAATTTTAACAGAACAAACTCGCCAGGCTCGAATTAAAGCGGCTGCGCAAAAACAACAATCTCAAATAGCTGATAGTGGAGAATCAAAATGA
- the galE gene encoding UDP-glucose 4-epimerase GalE has translation MQTILVTGGAGYIGSHTVLQLLEAGNQVIVLDNLCNSSQESLNRVEELTGKKTIFVQGDIRDHTILELLFSKHKIDSVIHFAGLKAVGESVEKPLNYYNNNVYGTLKLCEAMKKFGVKNLVFSSSATVYGDPVELPLREDMPTGQPTNPYGMSKLMVELVLRDLYKSDNDWNIALLRYFNPAGAHPSGRIGEDPNGIPNNLMPFITQVATGKREKLSIYGNDYDTPDGTGVRDYIHVEDLAAGHLKALEKLQTGVGIVTYNLGTGQGYSVLDMVKEFEKQSGQAIPYEFAPRRSGDVASCYADPKTASDALGWKATRGLPEMCRDSWNWQSSNPEGY, from the coding sequence ATGCAAACAATTCTAGTAACAGGCGGCGCAGGTTACATTGGCAGTCATACCGTTTTACAGCTATTAGAAGCAGGCAATCAGGTTATCGTACTGGATAACTTGTGTAATTCATCTCAGGAGTCTCTTAATCGAGTAGAAGAGTTAACCGGCAAAAAAACGATTTTTGTGCAAGGTGACATCAGAGACCACACCATCTTAGAATTGTTATTTTCTAAACATAAAATTGACTCAGTGATCCACTTTGCAGGTTTAAAAGCGGTAGGTGAATCAGTAGAGAAACCATTAAATTATTACAACAATAATGTATATGGCACTTTGAAGTTATGTGAAGCCATGAAAAAATTTGGCGTGAAAAATTTAGTATTTAGCTCGTCTGCAACCGTTTATGGTGACCCAGTAGAACTACCTTTACGTGAAGATATGCCGACTGGTCAACCGACCAACCCTTACGGTATGTCTAAGTTAATGGTTGAATTAGTGTTACGTGATTTATACAAATCAGATAATGACTGGAACATAGCATTATTAAGATACTTCAATCCAGCCGGTGCTCACCCATCTGGTCGTATAGGTGAAGATCCAAACGGTATTCCAAATAACTTGATGCCTTTTATCACGCAAGTAGCAACAGGCAAGCGCGAAAAACTTTCTATCTATGGTAATGATTACGATACACCAGATGGTACAGGTGTACGTGATTATATTCATGTTGAAGATTTAGCAGCTGGCCACTTAAAGGCCCTAGAAAAATTGCAAACAGGTGTTGGCATTGTGACTTATAACTTAGGCACTGGTCAGGGTTATAGCGTACTAGATATGGTAAAAGAGTTCGAAAAACAAAGCGGACAAGCAATTCCATATGAATTCGCTCCTCGCAGAAGTGGTGATGTAGCATCTTGTTATGCTGATCCTAAAACGGCTAGCGATGCTTTAGGCTGGAAAGCCACAAGAGGGTTGCCTGAAATGTGTCGTGACTCATGGAACTGGCAATCGTCTAACCCAGAAGGTTACTAA
- the ccmB gene encoding heme exporter protein CcmB yields MSALKALFKRDISLAYRQRAELMQPLLFFILVITLFPIAVGPESKTLQVIGPGVIWVAAILSSLLGLERLFRDDYQDGSLEQLILSGSFLPAVALVKVTVHWLTSILPLIILSPLLALFLHLTEPMYWALVATLLIGTPILSLIGAIAVGLTVGLNRGGVLLALLLLPVFIPLLIFATSAVESASMQLQYSGQLAIMGAMFLFSLALAPFAIAYALKVSQT; encoded by the coding sequence ATGAGTGCGCTTAAAGCTTTATTCAAACGAGATATATCTTTAGCTTATCGTCAGAGAGCTGAACTGATGCAACCTCTATTGTTTTTTATATTGGTTATCACTTTATTTCCGATTGCTGTCGGCCCAGAGTCTAAAACACTACAAGTTATTGGTCCGGGTGTAATTTGGGTGGCAGCTATTTTATCTTCATTACTTGGATTAGAGCGCCTATTTCGTGATGACTACCAAGATGGGTCATTAGAGCAATTAATTTTGTCTGGCTCATTTTTACCAGCAGTGGCTTTAGTTAAGGTGACTGTGCATTGGTTAACTAGCATATTGCCTTTAATCATTTTATCGCCATTACTGGCATTGTTTTTACATTTAACTGAGCCTATGTATTGGGCATTAGTGGCAACCTTATTAATAGGTACACCTATATTGAGCCTAATTGGCGCAATAGCCGTAGGATTAACTGTGGGATTGAATCGAGGCGGCGTGTTATTAGCTTTATTGTTATTACCCGTATTTATTCCCCTACTTATATTTGCCACCTCAGCTGTTGAATCGGCGTCAATGCAATTGCAATATTCCGGACAACTAGCGATCATGGGCGCTATGTTTCTTTTTTCTTTAGCTTTGGCGCCTTTTGCCATTGCTTATGCACTTAAAGTGAGTCAAACCTAA
- a CDS encoding DUF6170 family protein: MTFYFSTKKIPQLQDLSLPQRLEAIQLAERKLTGPEKLLLNVLKLLVVIPVFVLIIQISTNWMAIFWALLVTLLYPLIIKPVHYGLCVKYIPQKHTQGD, encoded by the coding sequence ATGACCTTTTATTTTTCGACAAAAAAAATACCACAACTACAAGATTTATCTTTGCCTCAGAGGTTAGAAGCGATTCAATTAGCAGAACGTAAATTAACTGGCCCAGAAAAATTATTACTTAACGTTTTAAAGTTACTAGTTGTTATTCCAGTATTTGTCTTAATTATCCAAATTTCCACAAACTGGATGGCCATTTTTTGGGCATTATTGGTAACATTACTTTATCCATTGATCATCAAACCAGTTCATTATGGTTTATGCGTAAAATACATCCCACAAAAACACACGCAAGGAGACTAA
- the ccmI gene encoding c-type cytochrome biogenesis protein CcmI has protein sequence MNEFYIGAGVLLAAAVLLIFLPWLRKTNSTEEDTLTNTSLIRQRIGELTTEQNQGLLTDTDRQQSENEFKMALLDEVKAKDTESTSGKLAVIIAIVFSLAVGLTVYYYANEVDKIVHWQQAKDNTSDLGQRILKGDETLTLEDMQDFSLGLRSRLIDEPDDPIGWMLLGRVSAAINRIDNAIKAFERSIELDPNNTGTLASYAQALLMTGQEQQVLQAKRVLQHVLTLEADNTNAMGMLAVVATQLDDKALALENWQKLREFVPKDDPNYLAIGQRIEQLNIDIQGGQTAQMDTSVEQSVESATSKRVEVTVKLDSDLASQLPQGGFLFIFAQDPTGQVRMPAAVVKMAIPKLPVVVELSNQNAMMAGFTLSQLEQAKLVARISADENVGQAPGELQGELVVTLSDSDLTKETIVINKVLK, from the coding sequence GTGAACGAATTTTATATAGGCGCCGGTGTTTTATTGGCGGCTGCCGTTTTATTGATATTTTTGCCATGGTTAAGAAAAACGAATTCAACAGAAGAAGACACACTAACTAACACTAGTTTGATACGTCAACGTATTGGTGAACTCACCACAGAGCAAAATCAAGGTCTATTAACTGATACTGATAGGCAACAATCTGAAAATGAATTCAAAATGGCTTTATTGGATGAAGTTAAAGCTAAAGATACGGAATCTACAAGCGGTAAATTAGCTGTCATTATTGCCATAGTGTTTAGTCTAGCAGTGGGACTGACTGTTTATTATTATGCCAATGAAGTAGATAAAATTGTTCATTGGCAACAAGCAAAAGATAACACCAGTGACTTAGGTCAACGAATATTAAAAGGCGATGAGACTTTAACACTTGAAGATATGCAGGACTTTTCTTTAGGTTTACGTAGTCGACTAATAGATGAACCAGATGATCCTATTGGCTGGATGTTATTAGGACGTGTTTCTGCTGCTATTAATCGAATTGATAATGCCATTAAAGCATTTGAGCGCTCAATTGAATTGGATCCAAATAATACAGGTACCTTAGCCAGTTATGCACAAGCTCTGTTAATGACAGGACAAGAGCAACAAGTGTTACAAGCAAAGCGAGTGTTACAGCATGTATTAACCTTAGAAGCTGATAATACTAATGCTATGGGGATGTTAGCGGTTGTGGCTACTCAATTAGACGATAAGGCATTAGCACTAGAAAATTGGCAAAAATTACGTGAATTTGTGCCTAAAGACGATCCTAACTACCTGGCTATTGGCCAACGTATTGAGCAATTAAACATTGATATTCAGGGCGGGCAAACTGCACAGATGGACACTTCAGTCGAGCAGTCAGTTGAGTCAGCTACAAGCAAAAGAGTTGAAGTCACAGTTAAGCTTGACAGTGATTTAGCCAGTCAGCTACCTCAAGGTGGATTTTTATTTATATTTGCTCAAGATCCTACTGGACAAGTGCGTATGCCTGCTGCTGTGGTGAAAATGGCTATACCTAAATTACCAGTGGTGGTAGAGCTGTCTAACCAGAATGCCATGATGGCAGGTTTTACTTTGTCTCAACTTGAACAAGCAAAACTAGTGGCCAGAATTTCAGCAGACGAAAACGTAGGTCAAGCTCCTGGCGAGTTACAAGGTGAATTAGTCGTTACCCTGAGTGATTCAGATTTAACCAAAGAAACGATTGTTATAAATAAGGTATTAAAATGA
- a CDS encoding VacJ family lipoprotein, with protein MNPRGILSLIAVLLVLGGCASRDASREQAVNYQDPKDPFESLNRTLWDFNYDVLDAYLLRPVTVVYVDYMPQVARTGLLNVAENLEEPSNSLNNLLQGKVEDTFISLGRFLLNSTVGLLGMIDVASEIGLEPKEEEFGEVLGKWGVTTGPYLMIPAMGPSDIRSSVGDVVDSAYSPLDSLNFYLTILRSGIKVLETRASVIQQEQQLNSSVDPYAFVKSAYFQNLEFKVNDGAVKQSAEEAELDADLEAFLDDL; from the coding sequence ATGAATCCAAGGGGTATATTGAGTCTAATCGCAGTATTACTGGTATTGGGCGGCTGTGCATCTAGAGATGCGAGTAGGGAACAAGCGGTAAACTATCAAGATCCTAAAGACCCTTTTGAATCGCTCAATAGGACATTATGGGACTTTAATTATGATGTATTAGATGCCTACTTATTACGTCCTGTGACAGTAGTTTATGTTGATTATATGCCTCAAGTGGCGCGAACTGGCTTGTTGAATGTGGCTGAGAATTTAGAAGAGCCTTCCAATTCTTTGAATAATTTATTACAAGGTAAAGTAGAAGATACCTTTATTAGTTTAGGTCGATTTTTACTGAACTCTACGGTTGGTTTATTAGGCATGATCGACGTTGCTAGTGAAATTGGTTTAGAGCCTAAAGAAGAAGAATTTGGTGAAGTATTAGGTAAGTGGGGGGTGACTACTGGTCCTTATTTGATGATCCCAGCTATGGGCCCGAGTGATATTCGTAGTAGTGTGGGTGATGTAGTCGATAGTGCATATTCTCCTTTAGATAGCTTAAACTTTTATCTCACTATTTTGCGTTCTGGTATTAAAGTATTAGAGACTAGAGCTTCTGTTATTCAACAAGAGCAGCAATTAAATTCTTCTGTCGATCCTTATGCATTTGTGAAAAGTGCATATTTTCAGAACTTAGAATTTAAAGTGAATGATGGCGCGGTTAAACAATCTGCTGAAGAAGCCGAATTAGATGCGGATTTAGAAGCATTTTTGGATGATTTGTAG
- the ccmA gene encoding cytochrome c biogenesis heme-transporting ATPase CcmA — protein MAVLSTRNLSVVKRDRLLFDQVNFSIESGHLMYVKGPNGAGKTSLLRVLTGLVEADSGDVLFNHQNIKVCAEIYQQQLVYFGHKLGVNSTLSPIENCHFWCEVHQVQTSDAKIYQVLEKLGLVGLEDVPVASLSAGQQRRTALARFWLQERSALWILDEPFTALDTQGIQVLSRRLVEYLSAGGAVIMTSHQSLELDYPTKELILEYRI, from the coding sequence TTGGCGGTACTTTCTACCCGTAATTTGTCTGTTGTAAAACGAGACAGATTATTGTTCGACCAAGTCAATTTCTCTATCGAGTCAGGGCATCTAATGTACGTCAAAGGCCCTAATGGTGCTGGGAAAACTAGCTTGTTGCGGGTATTAACTGGACTGGTTGAAGCTGATTCTGGTGACGTTTTATTTAATCATCAGAACATTAAAGTTTGTGCTGAAATTTACCAGCAACAGTTAGTATATTTTGGCCACAAATTAGGCGTGAATAGCACTTTAAGCCCTATAGAAAATTGTCATTTTTGGTGTGAAGTCCATCAAGTTCAAACTTCTGATGCAAAAATATACCAAGTGTTAGAAAAACTCGGTTTAGTCGGTCTAGAGGATGTGCCTGTAGCTAGTCTTTCAGCGGGTCAACAACGCAGAACTGCATTGGCGCGTTTTTGGCTGCAAGAACGATCAGCATTATGGATACTCGATGAACCCTTTACCGCTCTAGATACTCAAGGCATACAAGTGTTAAGTCGTAGATTAGTTGAATATTTATCTGCAGGTGGTGCGGTGATCATGACCTCTCATCAAAGCTTAGAGTTAGATTACCCAACAAAAGAATTGATCTTGGAATATCGAATTTAA
- the ccmE gene encoding cytochrome c maturation protein CcmE, whose product MNPRRKKRLFIVSAIVLVVGCAIGLMLFALSKNIDLFYTPSEIIDGKDGVIPEVGQRLRIGGMVVPGSVKRNQETLDVSFDLMDTGPVVTVSYHGLLPDLFREGQGIVATGILTENNHIQAHEVLAKHDEEYMPPELAEKMKGIKHVNPNQTVDNSGTGY is encoded by the coding sequence ATGAATCCTAGACGTAAAAAACGTTTATTTATAGTGTCAGCTATTGTCTTGGTAGTTGGCTGTGCAATAGGTTTAATGTTGTTCGCTTTGAGCAAGAATATTGATTTGTTTTATACCCCAAGTGAAATTATAGATGGCAAAGATGGGGTAATACCTGAGGTTGGTCAACGCCTTCGGATTGGTGGAATGGTGGTACCAGGTTCGGTTAAACGTAACCAAGAAACCTTAGATGTTAGTTTTGACTTAATGGATACCGGGCCAGTGGTGACAGTCAGTTACCATGGTTTATTGCCAGATTTGTTCCGTGAAGGTCAAGGTATAGTGGCGACAGGCATATTAACTGAAAATAATCATATACAAGCCCATGAAGTTTTAGCCAAACATGATGAAGAATATATGCCACCGGAATTAGCTGAAAAAATGAAAGGTATTAAACACGTGAATCCAAATCAAACTGTTGATAATTCTGGAACTGGATATTAG
- a CDS encoding DsbE family thiol:disulfide interchange protein gives MKKTLVFLIPLVVFLGLLAFLYQGLFSDPREHESTLLEQSMPAFVLPDLMNTKQTYTQDVFLGKVTLLNVWGVWCITCAIELPYLKQLEQEGKHIVGLYYDQDIDPDFGIKTVQRVQQEVTEKLAQLGNPYAFNIFDVKRDLSLDLGVTGAPETYLIDRQGKIRLHHIGDINPRVWAKKFAPIYDELVAK, from the coding sequence TTGAAAAAAACACTAGTTTTCTTAATTCCTCTAGTCGTATTTTTAGGATTATTAGCCTTTTTATATCAAGGTTTATTTTCTGATCCGAGAGAACACGAATCAACGTTACTTGAACAATCAATGCCTGCTTTTGTTTTACCAGACCTAATGAATACCAAGCAGACTTACACCCAAGATGTTTTTCTGGGTAAAGTCACCTTGTTAAACGTCTGGGGAGTTTGGTGTATTACCTGTGCTATCGAATTGCCTTACCTAAAACAGTTAGAGCAAGAAGGCAAACATATAGTGGGTTTGTATTACGACCAAGATATCGATCCTGACTTCGGTATTAAAACAGTGCAGCGTGTGCAGCAAGAAGTCACCGAAAAATTGGCTCAATTGGGTAACCCTTATGCCTTCAATATTTTTGATGTGAAACGAGATTTATCTTTGGATTTAGGTGTGACTGGCGCACCTGAAACCTACTTAATTGATCGACAAGGTAAAATTCGTTTACACCATATTGGTGATATTAACCCTAGAGTATGGGCGAAAAAATTTGCGCCTATTTATGATGAGTTGGTGGCTAAATAA
- a CDS encoding heme lyase CcmF/NrfE family subunit produces the protein MLAELGNFSLVIALMMAVLLAVCPMWGAYKNQPQMMAMAKPLAIGMFLFTGFSYFCLTYAFVTDDFSLAYVANTSSLSLPLQYKFTGVWGGHEGSFLLWVMIFSIWTVAVAMFSKAIPVKMVARVLAILGAIGIGFYLFMLLTSNPFDRLLPFYPIDGKDLNPLLQDFGMIIHPPMLYMGYVGFSVAFSFAIAALISGQLDSTWARWSRPWTIAAWSFLTLGLALGSWWAYYELGWGGWWFWDPSENAAFMPWLAGTALMHSLAVTEKRKVFKSWTVFLAIAAFSLSLLGTFLIRSGVLVSVHAFASDPSRGLFILGLLAVIIGGSLFLYALRASQVKSDGQYSLISREVLLMGNNVFLTAATLVVLLGTLFPLVHKELGMGSISIGAPFFNQMFTYLIVPFVFFMGIGPLSRWKNQSPQALYKQLLLAFALSLSAALLITLGYEQSSYMAALGLTMSFWIVLTTVLEINQRLRPQGSNNDFNFADLKKLTRSHWGMVLGHLGFAVALIGITLVSAYSDERNVRMAEGDKIVVQGYEFVFNGVSQFEGPNYSGDVANVDVFEDGAKIVSLNAEKRFYPVQRNVMTEAGIDSGFTRDLFVALGEQLKNGDWSIRIYVKPFIVWIWAGAFIMGMGGVLSISDKRYRMARLARRSNNKKAKVAQAPVQSLTEQKS, from the coding sequence ATGTTAGCTGAACTCGGAAATTTCTCTTTAGTCATTGCTTTAATGATGGCTGTTTTATTAGCTGTTTGTCCTATGTGGGGAGCTTATAAAAATCAGCCGCAAATGATGGCAATGGCTAAACCTTTAGCAATAGGTATGTTTTTATTCACCGGCTTTTCCTACTTTTGTTTGACTTATGCTTTTGTCACCGACGATTTTAGTTTGGCTTATGTGGCAAATACCTCGAGTCTATCATTGCCGCTGCAATATAAGTTTACTGGGGTCTGGGGTGGGCACGAAGGTTCATTTTTATTATGGGTGATGATATTTTCTATCTGGACAGTAGCTGTAGCAATGTTCAGTAAAGCTATTCCGGTGAAAATGGTCGCTAGAGTATTAGCGATATTAGGTGCCATAGGTATTGGTTTCTATTTGTTTATGTTGCTTACATCTAACCCTTTCGACCGTTTACTTCCTTTTTATCCTATTGATGGTAAAGACCTTAATCCTTTATTGCAGGATTTTGGCATGATTATTCATCCGCCGATGTTGTATATGGGCTATGTTGGTTTTTCTGTGGCTTTTTCTTTTGCTATCGCCGCTTTGATTTCTGGTCAGCTTGATTCTACTTGGGCACGTTGGTCTAGGCCTTGGACGATTGCAGCTTGGTCGTTTTTGACATTAGGCTTAGCTCTCGGTAGTTGGTGGGCTTACTATGAGCTTGGTTGGGGTGGTTGGTGGTTCTGGGACCCATCAGAAAATGCGGCCTTTATGCCTTGGTTAGCAGGTACTGCATTAATGCATAGTTTAGCTGTGACAGAAAAACGTAAAGTGTTTAAGTCATGGACTGTGTTTTTAGCCATCGCTGCATTCTCACTGAGTTTGTTAGGCACATTTTTGATCCGTTCAGGCGTATTGGTGTCGGTCCATGCCTTTGCTAGTGATCCTAGTCGTGGCTTGTTTATTTTGGGCTTATTAGCTGTGATTATTGGAGGTTCATTATTCTTATACGCCTTGCGGGCATCACAAGTTAAAAGCGATGGTCAATACAGTCTTATTTCCCGCGAAGTCTTATTGATGGGCAACAATGTGTTTTTAACAGCAGCCACTTTAGTTGTGTTACTAGGTACTTTGTTTCCACTTGTGCATAAAGAGTTAGGGATGGGCTCTATTTCAATAGGTGCACCATTCTTTAATCAAATGTTTACCTATTTGATTGTGCCATTTGTGTTTTTTATGGGCATTGGGCCACTTTCACGATGGAAAAATCAATCCCCTCAAGCTTTATATAAACAGTTGTTGTTAGCTTTTGCATTGAGTTTAAGCGCTGCATTGTTGATCACTTTAGGTTATGAACAATCTAGCTATATGGCTGCCTTGGGCTTAACTATGAGTTTTTGGATAGTGTTAACTACTGTGCTAGAAATTAACCAAAGATTACGCCCGCAAGGTTCAAATAATGATTTTAACTTTGCCGATTTGAAAAAGTTAACTCGCAGTCATTGGGGCATGGTGTTGGGCCATCTTGGTTTTGCTGTTGCCTTAATAGGTATCACATTAGTTAGTGCCTATAGTGATGAGCGTAATGTTCGTATGGCTGAAGGTGACAAAATAGTCGTGCAAGGTTATGAATTTGTGTTTAACGGGGTTTCGCAATTTGAAGGGCCTAATTACAGCGGTGATGTAGCCAATGTGGATGTGTTTGAAGACGGTGCCAAAATTGTTAGCTTGAATGCAGAAAAACGTTTTTATCCAGTTCAAAGAAACGTTATGACAGAAGCCGGTATTGATTCTGGCTTCACTCGCGACCTGTTTGTTGCCTTGGGTGAACAATTGAAAAATGGCGATTGGTCGATTCGAATTTATGTTAAACCCTTTATAGTATGGATTTGGGCAGGCGCATTTATCATGGGCATGGGAGGCGTATTGTCTATTTCTGATAAACGTTACCGTATGGCAAGATTAGCCAGAAGATCTAACAATAAAAAAGCAAAAGTAGCTCAAGCGCCAGTGCAATCTTTAACGGAGCAAAAATCTTGA
- a CDS encoding heme ABC transporter permease, protein MWKWLHPYAKTENTYNLCQTLLPWFSILGLLGLVIGTIWGLAFSPADYQQGEAFRIFYIHVPSAILSKSLYTGMAIAAFVGLVWQVKTSFISMVALAPVGALVTFISLITGAAWGKPMWGTWWEWDARMTSQLVLLFLFFGVMSLYKSFEDKQQASKAAAVMAIVGIINLPIIHYSVEWWNSLHQGATLMKVDKPSMALEMLIPFLVCLFGWMMACGAIALLRIQNEILKREIKRPWVVKLARDAEEKALAQKAS, encoded by the coding sequence ATGTGGAAGTGGTTACATCCTTACGCAAAAACTGAAAATACTTACAATTTATGTCAAACCTTATTGCCTTGGTTTAGTATTTTGGGCTTGTTAGGCTTAGTAATTGGTACTATTTGGGGATTAGCCTTTTCTCCTGCTGATTATCAACAGGGGGAAGCCTTTCGGATTTTTTATATTCATGTGCCTAGCGCTATTTTATCGAAAAGTTTATATACAGGCATGGCAATAGCTGCATTTGTTGGGCTCGTTTGGCAAGTAAAAACCTCTTTTATATCTATGGTAGCATTGGCTCCTGTTGGCGCATTAGTCACTTTTATCTCATTAATTACCGGTGCCGCCTGGGGTAAACCTATGTGGGGAACATGGTGGGAATGGGATGCCAGAATGACTTCCCAATTGGTCTTACTGTTTCTATTTTTTGGTGTGATGTCTCTGTACAAATCATTTGAAGATAAACAACAAGCCAGTAAAGCGGCTGCTGTTATGGCCATAGTAGGAATTATCAATTTGCCTATTATTCATTACTCAGTGGAGTGGTGGAACTCTTTGCATCAAGGAGCCACGCTTATGAAAGTAGATAAACCTTCTATGGCGTTGGAAATGTTAATTCCGTTTTTAGTGTGTTTGTTTGGCTGGATGATGGCTTGTGGTGCCATAGCCTTGCTACGTATACAAAATGAAATATTGAAACGAGAAATTAAACGTCCTTGGGTGGTGAAATTAGCCAGAGACGCTGAAGAAAAAGCCTTAGCGCAAAAAGCTAGCTAA